In Sphaerospermopsis torques-reginae ITEP-024, the genomic window TGCGGCAGCGGTAGCAAAAATATGGTTAGAATAAGCACCACCAAAAGTAAGAATGGTAGAGTATTTTTTTTCCTGAGCTTCTAATAAATTGTATTTCAGCTTGAACCATTTGTTACCATTAATTTGGGGGTGCATGAGATCAAGACGGAATACATATAACTCAACACCAGCACTATCAGCTATTTGATGATTAATTTTTTCTAGAGGTGGAGATAAAAATATTGACGACATTTCAAACACAAGTTAAGCTTTGTGGGAATGGTAGAAAATAACAAATCTGCAAAAACTATCAAACTGTTTATGGCTAAAGTTTTTGAATCTATCACCGAAGAATTGCAAAAATTTATTGCAAATCAGCAGATGTTTTTTGTTGGGACTGCCCCTTTAAGTCCTACTGGTCATGTTAACATTTCTCCTAAAGGTTTAGACAGCTTTCGTATTCTTTCACCCCATCGGGTTGCTTATTTAGATGTCACAGGTAGCGGTAATGAAACTTCTGCCCATCTGTTAGAAAATGGCAGAATTACATTTATGTTTTGCGCTTTTCAAGAACCACCTTCTATTTTGCGGCTTTATGGACAGGGAAAAACAATATTACCTAATGCTGCTGAATGGGATTATTTGTATTCTTTATTTCCTCCGATTAACGGAACTCGGCAAATAATTGTTGCTGATATTGACAGGGTGCAAACTTCCTGTGGTTTTGCTGTGCCATTTTATGAATATAAAAGACAAAGAGACACTTTAGTTAACTGGGCTATTAAGAAAGGTGAACAGGGAATTAAAGAATATCATCAACAGAAAAATTTTGTCAGTATTGATGGTTTGTTAACTCCCTTGTCTCAGGTTCACAATCAAAGGTAATTGGATGAATAGATGATGCTATAAACTCAATATTTGATTTGATTTTATTTCCATGTAAATCAATAGAAATCAAGAAAAATCAAATGTTTAAATCACGCAAAGCTAAACGAATTTGTTCCATACGTCTGCGGTTGACACCAAGATCCGACTCTCCCACACGAGAAGCTGAACGGATATGAATTACTGGTTCATCATTTGGTAAATAAAACTCTACATCATCAACAAATTTGAAGATCCGACTTTTAGAAATAGCATGAATGTAATTATCTGTTTGTTCTATAACTTCTGTACGTGGTACAACAGTGAGAACTTTCAGTAAGGTTTCTCTTGCTTGCTCACGGTCTACATGATAAATAATTGGATCAATGGCGTGTTTAGCATCTGCATTTTGACTGACAACACAGTTATTTGTATTGGGACAAGGACTCAAATAACCTGATGTCACTCCTAAACCAGTTGCCCATGTAACAGCAGGAAGCATTAAACCAATAAATAAGGTTAAGAGTATTGCTAATGTAATACTCTTTATCCTTTGTGGAAATGTGTTTAGATATTGCATGATGATTTTCTTGACTACAGTTAATTGAATCATTGTTTGATATTTGACAATAAATGACAATAAAATATTAATATAAATTGGGAATATTGTTGAAAGTATTTTTATGGACGTAGAAAATAGTGAAGAAGGAATAGGGAATAGAGAATAGTTTTAGTTATCTAAAATAAACATATAGTGATCCGATTTGATTTATAAATTTCTCGTAAAGTCAGGGAACAGGGAACAGGGAACAGGGAACAGGGAACAGGGAACAGGTAATAAGAGTTTCGGTATGTACTGTTTTTTTCAATAATCAAATAGGAGTCCTATATAAAATAAACATATAAAATAAACATAATTAACAGAAATAGATGTAAATAAGTAAGTTGGCATGAAAAAACCGAAGCAAGTACAAAAATGTAAGATCCCTAAAAGTCTCTTCTCTCTTGCCTTTTGCCTCTTGCCTTTTGCCTTGCCACAATGATAATTTTCAACGCCTACCTACTTAACATTCTGGAAATTAAAAATTCTTAATTTTGACTAATAATACTATTGGCTGATGACTGATAACTGATGACTGAGGGTGCAACTTTGATGACTTGATTTATAAAACACTTTTTTGCTAATCTCTGTGTGCAACTCATTATTAATTTTTAATTTTGAATTTTTAATCACTCATCATGTCTACACAACGCATAATTCAAAGCATATATACCGATGGTGCTTGCACTGGCAACCCTGGTCCTGGTGGTTGGGGTGTTGTTGTTTACTTTAATGATGGTTCAGTTTATGAAATGGGGGACGGTTCAAAGTACACCACAAATAATAAGATGGAAATGCAAGCGGCGATCGCTGCCCTAGAATTTTTTGCTACATCTGGACAAACCCAACCCATCACCCTGTACACCGATAGCGAATATCTCATTAACAGTGTTACCAAATGGATGCAGGGTTGGAAAAAGAAAGGTTGGAAAAAAGCAGACGGAAAACCAGTCCAAAACCAAGACCTGTTAGAAACCCTGGATAGACTCAACAGCCGACTTGTAAAATGGCAGCACGTGCGCGGCCATTCTGGTAACATAGGTAACGAAAGGTGTGATGTGATTGCTCGCTCCTTTGCCAGCGGCAAAATTCCATCTCTTCAACAATTATCCCCGGAAAATCTTGATGCAACCTTAACCAATACAAACAATGTAAATTTCACAAAAGTATCTGATTCTCCAATCAACTCTACACAAATCAAAGAAAACATTTCGGAAAGCAGAACTTTTTTATCAGACACAAGCACTATGGAACCATCTACAGCGTCACCTGCAACCACAAACGACGAAAAACCACCTGAGATGAGGGTTTTACACCTCCGCAACCTAGTTGAAACTTTGCGGGTTGCTGACGAAATCGCCGAAAAAGGCTATTTAATCACCAGTTCCGAACTAGCAGACTTGATGGATGTCCATGCAAGTGCTGTCACCAGTCGGGGAGATCAATGGCGTTGGCGCAACTGGATAGTTTCACGGGTACGACGGGAAGGTAATCAAATTCTTTGGGAACTAGAAAGAGGGGATCAAGTGGTAAATGAAAATGACTAAATCATGGTAATTGGTAATGGGTAATGGGTAATTGGTAAAAACTCTTTTCTGTCACCTGTCACCTGTCACCTGTCACCTGTCACCTACTCAATACTTTCTCCCCCGCCATTCCTTGGGCTTGCGGAGTGCAGATAAAAAGATTCTCAGCACAGCGAGGGGATCAGCTAAAGGAGAAAGCCAGAACAACCAACCTCCCTGGGCATTTTTCCGGTCATAGGAAGGAGCGATCGCCAATAACAAAGCAAAGCGAATTACCAGTAAAAATATATTCAGTCCCAATAACAGGCGCAGGGGGAGCAGGGGAGGCAGGGGAAGCAGGGGAAGAAAGCCCAGTAAAATCAATATGGGTAAACCCTGTACAGAGGACAATAACCATAAATCACCCCAAATTTGAGCGCGGTTAGAAGCATCCTTTAAATCTAAACTGCGCCCCCACTCCTTCCAAGTTTCCTTTGCTCCCTCATACATCCGCACTTTGAAAACTTTAGCCCCATCCAAAAACCCCACCTTAAAACCAGCGTCCGCAATATTTCGCGCTAAGGTAACATCATCACAAAAAGAACCTTTGGCACTGCTATAACCATCTACAGCCGCTAAAACCGAGCGCCGACATAAAAAACATTGTCCGTTAGCCATCACCCGTTCTGGTTGTTCGGTGTGAATACCGGCAGGATCAAATCTATATAACAGCGTCATCAATAACGCCGGTTGTAACCAGCATTCCCCCGGATATTTGAGAATAAACTGAGGAGAAAGAGAAACCAAATCATAACCCTCTGTTTGGGCTGTTTTCACCAAACTAGCTACCAAACCGGGATGAGGTTGAATATCGGCATCCATCCCCAAAAACCACTCACTGTCTGGGGAACTAAACAAAAAGCCGTTATGTAAAGCCCAAGGACGGCCTACCCAACCAGGAGGTAAAGGATCATCATTCATCACCCGAAAGCGGGGATCTTTGTGTTGTGCAGCTTTTACCAAGTCAGGTGTACCATCCTGGGATCTGCTATCCACAACAATAACTTCTCGGACTTCATAGCTTTGGCGACTTAACCCAGCTAACAGGGGACTAATACGCAAAGCCTCGTTTAAAGTGGGAACAACCACACTCACACTACCCAAAATATCCGGGGTTGGTTTTTGTGGTTGCAAAGGTGGATGTCTTCTGGGACCCTTGAGCAAACGTGACAATAACAGTGCCGTTGCTGGTACTTGGATCAGTAATAGTAGAAGTGAAATAATGCTTTCTGTAATCAAAATATTTATACCAATTAAAAATATAGGAGGCAGGAGGCAGGAGGCAGAAAATATAAAATTTATACCAATTACCCATTACCAATTACCCATTACCAATTACCAAGTTAGTGCTGAGTGTAATTAATTAATTATTGACTCAGCACTATTGAAGTTACTTTAGAGCAACTTTCACATTACCAACGGAAACTTCCTGTGTTGCTGCTTCCACAGCTACGGAAGTGGATGCATCGGGTCCTCTTAACCACAGTGCTACAGCAGGTGCAACGCCAAGTAACACACCCAGCAATACAGGGATAGAGAAGCCAGCAGCTAAACTCATGACAGTGGCAAAACCAAAGTTAGCCAAATAAACTACTAAAGGAATATTGAGTTGCGATCGCTCTAATTTAATGGGGTTGTTTCTCCACAACAGCGCCGCTACTGTCATAAACACTGAACCAGTACCCATCCAACCGGCAAAGTTTTGATAAGGCATTCCAAAGAAAGCACCAGGTTGTTGCCAATACCAGAAGGGAAGAGAAGTTTGGCTCATTGCCGGATCAAGTACAAAGTCCCAAGAAGTGAGCAATAAAGCACCGAGAGCGATCGCCCCTACATGACGTAATAAACTGGGTTTTTTATCTACCTCTAAACCTACACGCGCCAACAGGTAAGAAACACATCCCACATAAAACCAGGACAAAGGAATAGTAAAAGGTACTAAACCCGCAATTTTATAACCCAAACCACTCAAATAGCTGTAGTGACCAAAAGGAAAACCTGTGCTAGTTCCCAGTAACTCACTCGTCAAAGAAATGGAAATAGCAGGGATCATAAAACACAAAGTCCGTCCTAATCCCAAATTCCGTTTAGCATACAGGAACACACCCAAAGCACCTAAAATCATATAGGCTACACCGCCACCAGCCATGCTCCATTGCATAGCTGTTTGTCCCGCCTCAGATAAATTCAATACGTCAGTAAAAATCAGTTCAGCATTAGGAATCACTAGTAATATCCCTGCTAGTCCAAAAACCATAGACACGATATGACCAATCAGGCATACGCGCTCAACAATAACTAGTTGTCTCATGATCAGTCCTTAACCTTCCTAAAATATGACATACGGCTACTCGACTGCTAATAGTTTACAAATGTTTAAGATCATAATTTAACTAATTTTTAAGAAAAAATCCGGGAACATTGAAAGTTAATTTGGTTTCATGCTCAAAAAAGTATAAATACCCACAAGTCGGGAGATAGGAAAATTCTTTACCTGTTCTCAGTTCCCAGTCCCCAGTCCCCAGTCACCTTTATGTCAAACTTGCAAAGAATTCCCTGGTTTTCCCTCACACTATTACTTCTAAGTTATAGTACATTAGGCTGGGTGATATCAGAAACCAAACCCACTTTGTTTATGTGGTTAATAGTTGTATTTGGTATCTTGGTATTACTAGCCAGCTTGACAACTCCCTGGTCTAAAATGGTACAGTATTACAGTATATTGTCCAAATCTAATATCAGGAATTTTGGTATCACCGTTTTAGCAGCTTTTCTATTCTTTTTAATGCTGGCTTGGTTTCGTATATTTCTTGATCTTTTACTTATCCTCTCAGCGACTATCTTAGCCAAGATAGACTTTCAGTCGGCTGATTTCAAAGAAGGTCTATGTTTTTGGCTGACATCTATATTTGCACTCTCTGGTTTAGGCGCAGGTGCTTTATTACACAGGTTTATTTTAATTTAGGAGTCAGGAGTCAGGAGTTATTAATTTTGGATTTTGGATTTTGGATTTTGGATTTTGGATTGTTTTTGTTATCTCGAATCTAAAATCTAAAATCTAAAATCTAAAATTTTTCTCTCCTGTTCCCTGTTCCCTAAGACTTAACTTGCTACCGCTTCAGCAGCGACTGCGGGATAAACGCTGACTTTTTTGCGGCTTTTGCCTTTTCTTTCAAAGGTAACAACGCCATCAACTAAGGCAAATAAAGTATCATCACTGCCAATACCGACATTGTTACCAGGGTGAAACTTAGTACCGCGCTGACGGACAAGAATATTTCCTGCAAGCACAGTTTGACCACCAAAACGCTTTACACCCAGACGTTGAGCATTAGAGTCACGACCGTTGCGTGTACTACCTGTTCCTTTCTTATGAGCCATGATTTCCTCTTCTCTTTAATTTATCTACTTCTGTTTATTATTCAGCAGCAGCTTCTTCAGCAGGTGTGCTATCTACCAGATTAGGAGATTCTGGGGTAGTTGGTGCTTCTGCGTGCGCCAAAACTTCACCATTGAGGTTGATGGAGTTAATCAAAAGTCTGGTAATTTCCTGGCGATGTCCCCGTTTTTTGCGGGTTTTCTTCTTGGGTTTCATTTTATAAACCAGGACTTTACGACCTCTAAAATGTCGCATTACCGTCCCTTCTACAGTTGCACCTGCTACTCGTGGCTGTCCGATAGAGACTCCGCCCTCGTGCTGCACCAGTAATACTGCGTCTATGGTAACTTTTTCATCTGGTTCGGCACTCAGCAGTTCAATGTCGTAAAAACGACCTGCTTCAACTTTTACTTGTTTGCCACCAGTTTCAATAATTGCGTAGGTCATGAAATTGTCCTTGAAGTTGCCGTACAGGTAGCTGGCTTTCATCTCTTGTAGAGACTTGATTTATAGCTCTTGCCAGCTTTTGCAGTGTGTCTACCTGATCCGAGCAGGAATAAGACAGACAATCTAGTATATTATCTCATTCGATGCCATTAAGTCAAGCTTTAGTCTGAATATAAATTTGTTAGGAAAATTTAACCTGATTGCTGGAATATTGATATCTGGGTGTGTAGCTAGTTCAGAAACAGACAGGAAAAATTTACCCATCGAGGCAATAGCCAGAGTTGCTAGGATTTTTGTGATCTACAGATATAATACGATTTAGCATTTAATAAATTCAGATGAAACTAAAATTATAGTTAAGACATTGAGATAGTAAATTCTTAAAATTAGATTTCAACCAATCAGCAAGTAATTTTATAAGTAATTATGCAAAGAATCGAAGTTGAACAAAGAACGATTTTTATTGGTTTAGCAGGTAGTCACGGGTATGGTTTAAATCGCCCTGATTCTGATTATGATTATCGGGGTGTATTTATTGCACCTAAACGTTACTATTTGGGTTTTGATAGTATAGAACAAAAAGATAGTGGTTGGGATGAACCAGGAATATTTCCTTTTATTGATGGTAATCAAGATACAGTTATTTATGAATTAAGGAAAGTATTACATTTATTAGCAGGTGCAAATCCCAATGTTTTAGAATTACTATGGTTGCCCACCTATCCTATTTTAACAGATGTGGGACAACATTTAATTAATCACAGAAAAATATTTTTGAGTAAAAAAGTTAAGCATACCTATTCTGGTTATGCTTTCGCACAAATCAAAAAAATGGAAACTCATCGCAAATGGTTATTAAATCCACCTGCGAAAAAACCCATCCCCTCAGATTTTGGGATTGAAGATGAAGCACCATTGAGCAAAGATGAACTCAATGCTTTTTTAGAATATCTTTATTTATTAATTCGTGGTAAGATAGAATTTTTAGAAGAATCCGAGAAATTATATAAATTGCTGACAGCAGATATTGATTTTAAAGGGATATTAAAACAATATGCTTTAAATGATGAAACTTTGGCATATACTCAAAATTTAACTCATGGACGTAAAGATTTTATTCGCTTATTGCAAAAAAGTCAAAGTTACCAAATTGCTTTAAGAGAATGGAAAGCTTATATATCTTGGCAGCAAAATAGAAATCCTGCTAGAGCAGAAATGGAAAGAAATTCAGGTTATGATTTAAAACACGGAATGCACTGTATTAGATTGCTGCGTAGTGGTTTAGAAATTTTGCAGAGAGGAGAAGTAATTGTAGATAGAAAAATGGCGGGTGATGTTGATGATTTAAAAGCTATTCTTAGAGGTGAATACACTTATGAAGAGTTGATGAAAATGGCTGAAGATTTAGTTGCTCAAATGGATATTTTTTATCAAGAATCAACTTTACCACATAAACCTGATTTAGAGCAAATTAATAATTTATGTATGGAATTAGTAGAAATGCAAGGATGGGAATAAAGGGAGTATTCAGTGATCAGCTATCAGCAGTCAACTAAAACTACTTGACAGTTTGATTTTTTGGCTTTTAGAAGTTATTTATGCAAATAATTTAAAAAGCAGTTTGTAATTATTTTCTTTGATTCAGTAGCCTAGCGTAGACAATTTGACTTAAAATATATAATTGTAAAACCTGTAAATAATCAGCAATGAAAGGATCATTTTTTAGTCGTAACACCAGATTAATCAGCCAAAAAATTATAGCATCCTGGGATTCATTTAATCATTGGTTTTTCACAACTCCAGAAAGAGCTATACTAGAAGCTTATCAAGCTGCTCAAGCTATTCAAAAGATAGAAATAGAGCAATTTGGCGGTAAAAAAATTTCTCCCGAATCAGGTAATTATAGTGAAAACGTGATGGCTTTTTGGCGAGGAGATTTAAATAGAAATTTGGCTATTATCAAAGTGAGACTAGCAGAATTTAAATTAGGTTTTACCTTTGCTGATACTGCCGATTCCAACTTAGTAGAAAAGCTCAATTTTATTGATGAAATTATCTCTAAGTATAGCACACAAGAAGAAGCAATTACAGAAACGTTAAGCATTAATCTTGAAATTGAAACTGTTACCAATCAGGCAGATTCAGAAGAAGCTGAGATTATGAAAGAACCATCTGCAACTCAAAAGAAAGGTGTATTGCCCCGTTCAATTGGTAGAACATTTAATAAAATTGCCAAGGATTTTACACCAACAGCAGAAGAAGAGTTTGTTAGAAATTATCGAACTTCTAGAACGAGAACAAGGAGAGCGGTGAGATTTTTATTACTGCTAATTATTATACCACTTTTAACGCAACATTTTTCTAAACAATTATTATTAAAACCGATATTACAGCATTTTCAGAGTGAAAATACACCGACAATTTTTTTGAATTTAGAAATGGAGGAAAAAGCACTGAATGAATTAAAGGTTTTTGAGAAAAAATTGCAATTTGAAAGACTACTGCGTCAAGCACCAGAACTTTCACAAGAAGAAATTAAAGCTGAAGTAAAAAACAAAGCCATCGAAATATCAGAAGAGTTTCGCTATCAGAGTAGCAGTGCTATTAGTAATGTATTTGCTGATGTGATATCACTAATTTCTTTTGCTATGGTTATTGCTTTGAGCAAAAAAGATATTGTTTTTATTCAGTCACTTCTAGATAAAATAGTCTACGGTTTAAGTGACAGTGCTAAAGCATTTTTAATTATTTTAATTACAGATATATTCGTTGGTTTCCACTCTCCACATGGTTGGGAAGTTCTTTTAGAAGGTGTTGCTCAACATTTAGGTTTACCAGCAAGTAGAAACGCGATATTTTTGTTTATTGCGACATTTCCAGTCATATTAAATACTATATTTAAATACTGGATATTCCGTTATTTGAGTCGCTTGTCACCTTCAGCATTAGCAACATTAAAAGAAATGGATGAATAATTTATAAATCATGAGTCAAGATCCCCGACTTCTTCAAGAAGTCGGGGATCTTGATGATCTGAGTTTGGTGATCTTAGTCATTTTGTCAAGATCCCAAAAATTTTTCATGAATACATAAAAAGATTTAGTGCATAAACTCCAGTTTTCTGCTAATAATTGAGGTTAATAATTGCTTTGTTTTTGAAAAAAAAGTGATTATTCATACAGTTGAATGTTAATATTCAGCATTAACTCTAGGATAAAAATCAATTTAGAAGTGTAGTTCCCGACTTAGACTTATGAATCTCTTATTCAATCGTAAATTCCAACTTTTAGCAGGTATTGTTGCTTTTTTTCTGGTCATTTCCACTCATCAATATCTATATGCACAGTCAGAAACTCAGCAACTAATATCACAACAACCAACTACACAAAATCAACCTAATAAACAAGATAAATCTATATTTTATTCTGTCATTGATGAATGGCGAAAATATAAATATAGTGTTAATGGTCAACACATTTTAAAACCTGTGAAATTACCAACAGCTAAGGTGAATTTCAATCAAAATGATTTATTAACTGTTCTCATTAATACGAGAAAATATTTTCAAACTTACAAAGAGCAAGATCCAAATATTTCCCGCAATGGACTGTTATTAAGTCAAGGAGTTACAGTTGAAGAAGTGATCAAAACATTGGATTTTATGATTACTGTTTTAGAGGAGGATATTAGCAAGAATCGCCCGACTCGGTTACAAGATCCTAATTTTATCAATGCTAATTTTCGTGTGATTAAATGGTCAGCTTATAATCCCGAAAAACCCGGACAAAAACAACTGAGAATTACCAAATATGCTGTTTTTACTCATACTGGTTCTCATACCAAAACAGCTAAATATAATATCCCAATTTATAGCTTAAAAGACGATTTAGCTGGTGATAAATTCTACACAAAATATACAAAACAAGATGTTTTGTCGGGGATTTATGAACCAGGTGGTAAAGAATTTGGTAAAGTCAAACCTTTGGCATATCTCACCCGTGAAGGTTTAGAAGAAGCATTAATGCAGGGAACAATTTTGATTAATTTTACAGATGGAACAAAGGCATTTTTTAATGTAGACAGAAACAATGGAATTTCTTATGTTAGAGGATTAAAAGCCACAGCACAAAAGCGTTATTGGTATTTTCGACAAGTTGATGCAATTAAAGGTTATGGATATAAGATTGATGCGAAAATTTCCATTAAACCTGGTGTAACTTTTGCGGGAGATGTGCTAAACATTGGCTTGGGAAGAGTTATTATGATGGAGTATAATCAAGGTGGAAGTAAGCGCCTACAAATGGGGGTAATAGCAGATACAGGTGGCGCATTTTTACCCAATTTACATCAATTAGATTACCTGGCAGGTATTTTTAAAAATCAGGCAGAATTTAGGCGGTATATCCGCAAATTACCAGAATATGCTACTGCATATATTTTGGTAAAGAAGTGAAAAAAAGTGTTAGCATTCAGCCATAAGTAGTCAAAAAGAGACACAAAAAACTGAAATAATGGACAATTAACAATTGTCCATTATTAATTGATAATTACCTCTCCAGTTAAAGCAAAAGGATTGAAAAAGCGGAATATTTTGCTTTTTTAACCTTGAAAGGGGAGGTTTTAAACTTTGAATAAAACAATTATCAATTGATATCGCTATGGCAGTGCTAAAACCCTAAAAAATATATGTAGTTTTTCTTGCTAATTTTTAATATTTATTGTATAATTATAACAGTTAATATACTCAAAGTTACTGGCTAATAAATCAAAAAAATGAAAGAAACTGAAAGAAATTTTATGTATCAATTTTTAAAACCTGTTGCATTAAATTTGTTAGCACTGACTATTGTTTTGATATTGCAACCAGATGTAGTTTTTGCACAGGAAAATGTGAATATATCTGCTGTCAATCCCCAAGCTATTTTAAAAGATGCTTTACAATGGATTGATAGTCTTGGTACAGTGGGAGCAATAGCTTTTATTGCTATCTATATTGTGGCGACTGTTGCTTTTTTACCAGGTTCGATTTTAACTTTAGGTGCGGGTGTTTTATTTGATGTTTTTTGGGGTTCGGTTTATGTATTTATCGGTGCTACTTTAGGTGCAACAGCAGCATTTTTGATAGGGCGTTATTTAACGAGAAATTGGGTAATTAAAAAAATTGCAGATAATAAAAAATTTGCTGCTATTGATAAAGCTGTAGGAAGAGAAGGTTTAAAAATAGTGTTGTTAACGCGACTTTCTCCGATATTTCCTTTCAATTTATTAAACTATGCTTTTGGAGTTACTGCTGTTTCTCTTAAAGATTATTTTCTTGGTTGTGTGGGGATGATTCCTGGTACAATTATGTATGTTTATATTGGTTCTTTGGCTGGTAATTTGGCTTTAATTGGTACGGAAAATCAACCTACTAATTCTACTTTCACATGGATTATTAGAATTGTGGGTTTTATTGCCACTGTTGCTGTCACAATTTATGTAACTAAGATAGCTAAAAAAGCTTTAGAAATAATTGATAATTGATAATTGATAATTTTTTCAAAAATGTTAAATACAAAACTC contains:
- a CDS encoding pyridoxamine 5'-phosphate oxidase family protein; this translates as MAKVFESITEELQKFIANQQMFFVGTAPLSPTGHVNISPKGLDSFRILSPHRVAYLDVTGSGNETSAHLLENGRITFMFCAFQEPPSILRLYGQGKTILPNAAEWDYLYSLFPPINGTRQIIVADIDRVQTSCGFAVPFYEYKRQRDTLVNWAIKKGEQGIKEYHQQKNFVSIDGLLTPLSQVHNQR
- a CDS encoding DUF1499 domain-containing protein, with the translated sequence MQYLNTFPQRIKSITLAILLTLFIGLMLPAVTWATGLGVTSGYLSPCPNTNNCVVSQNADAKHAIDPIIYHVDREQARETLLKVLTVVPRTEVIEQTDNYIHAISKSRIFKFVDDVEFYLPNDEPVIHIRSASRVGESDLGVNRRRMEQIRLALRDLNI
- the rnhA gene encoding ribonuclease HI — its product is MSTQRIIQSIYTDGACTGNPGPGGWGVVVYFNDGSVYEMGDGSKYTTNNKMEMQAAIAALEFFATSGQTQPITLYTDSEYLINSVTKWMQGWKKKGWKKADGKPVQNQDLLETLDRLNSRLVKWQHVRGHSGNIGNERCDVIARSFASGKIPSLQQLSPENLDATLTNTNNVNFTKVSDSPINSTQIKENISESRTFLSDTSTMEPSTASPATTNDEKPPEMRVLHLRNLVETLRVADEIAEKGYLITSSELADLMDVHASAVTSRGDQWRWRNWIVSRVRREGNQILWELERGDQVVNEND
- the cruG gene encoding 2'-O-glycosyltransferase CruG, giving the protein MITESIISLLLLLIQVPATALLLSRLLKGPRRHPPLQPQKPTPDILGSVSVVVPTLNEALRISPLLAGLSRQSYEVREVIVVDSRSQDGTPDLVKAAQHKDPRFRVMNDDPLPPGWVGRPWALHNGFLFSSPDSEWFLGMDADIQPHPGLVASLVKTAQTEGYDLVSLSPQFILKYPGECWLQPALLMTLLYRFDPAGIHTEQPERVMANGQCFLCRRSVLAAVDGYSSAKGSFCDDVTLARNIADAGFKVGFLDGAKVFKVRMYEGAKETWKEWGRSLDLKDASNRAQIWGDLWLLSSVQGLPILILLGFLPLLPLPPLLPLRLLLGLNIFLLVIRFALLLAIAPSYDRKNAQGGWLFWLSPLADPLAVLRIFLSALRKPKEWRGRKY
- the cruF gene encoding gamma-carotene 1'-hydroxylase CruF encodes the protein MRQLVIVERVCLIGHIVSMVFGLAGILLVIPNAELIFTDVLNLSEAGQTAMQWSMAGGGVAYMILGALGVFLYAKRNLGLGRTLCFMIPAISISLTSELLGTSTGFPFGHYSYLSGLGYKIAGLVPFTIPLSWFYVGCVSYLLARVGLEVDKKPSLLRHVGAIALGALLLTSWDFVLDPAMSQTSLPFWYWQQPGAFFGMPYQNFAGWMGTGSVFMTVAALLWRNNPIKLERSQLNIPLVVYLANFGFATVMSLAAGFSIPVLLGVLLGVAPAVALWLRGPDASTSVAVEAATQEVSVGNVKVALK
- the rpmA gene encoding 50S ribosomal protein L27, whose product is MAHKKGTGSTRNGRDSNAQRLGVKRFGGQTVLAGNILVRQRGTKFHPGNNVGIGSDDTLFALVDGVVTFERKGKSRKKVSVYPAVAAEAVAS
- the rplU gene encoding 50S ribosomal protein L21; amino-acid sequence: MTYAIIETGGKQVKVEAGRFYDIELLSAEPDEKVTIDAVLLVQHEGGVSIGQPRVAGATVEGTVMRHFRGRKVLVYKMKPKKKTRKKRGHRQEITRLLINSINLNGEVLAHAEAPTTPESPNLVDSTPAEEAAAE
- a CDS encoding nucleotidyltransferase domain-containing protein, with amino-acid sequence MQRIEVEQRTIFIGLAGSHGYGLNRPDSDYDYRGVFIAPKRYYLGFDSIEQKDSGWDEPGIFPFIDGNQDTVIYELRKVLHLLAGANPNVLELLWLPTYPILTDVGQHLINHRKIFLSKKVKHTYSGYAFAQIKKMETHRKWLLNPPAKKPIPSDFGIEDEAPLSKDELNAFLEYLYLLIRGKIEFLEESEKLYKLLTADIDFKGILKQYALNDETLAYTQNLTHGRKDFIRLLQKSQSYQIALREWKAYISWQQNRNPARAEMERNSGYDLKHGMHCIRLLRSGLEILQRGEVIVDRKMAGDVDDLKAILRGEYTYEELMKMAEDLVAQMDIFYQESTLPHKPDLEQINNLCMELVEMQGWE
- a CDS encoding proton extrusion protein PcxA: MKGSFFSRNTRLISQKIIASWDSFNHWFFTTPERAILEAYQAAQAIQKIEIEQFGGKKISPESGNYSENVMAFWRGDLNRNLAIIKVRLAEFKLGFTFADTADSNLVEKLNFIDEIISKYSTQEEAITETLSINLEIETVTNQADSEEAEIMKEPSATQKKGVLPRSIGRTFNKIAKDFTPTAEEEFVRNYRTSRTRTRRAVRFLLLLIIIPLLTQHFSKQLLLKPILQHFQSENTPTIFLNLEMEEKALNELKVFEKKLQFERLLRQAPELSQEEIKAEVKNKAIEISEEFRYQSSSAISNVFADVISLISFAMVIALSKKDIVFIQSLLDKIVYGLSDSAKAFLIILITDIFVGFHSPHGWEVLLEGVAQHLGLPASRNAIFLFIATFPVILNTIFKYWIFRYLSRLSPSALATLKEMDE
- a CDS encoding TVP38/TMEM64 family protein; its protein translation is MKETERNFMYQFLKPVALNLLALTIVLILQPDVVFAQENVNISAVNPQAILKDALQWIDSLGTVGAIAFIAIYIVATVAFLPGSILTLGAGVLFDVFWGSVYVFIGATLGATAAFLIGRYLTRNWVIKKIADNKKFAAIDKAVGREGLKIVLLTRLSPIFPFNLLNYAFGVTAVSLKDYFLGCVGMIPGTIMYVYIGSLAGNLALIGTENQPTNSTFTWIIRIVGFIATVAVTIYVTKIAKKALEIIDN